A DNA window from Bacillus carboniphilus contains the following coding sequences:
- a CDS encoding MFS transporter codes for MNRKILLYMKAFSDFGMFMDTIVLNVVVYAATGSTAWLAATMAARTIGGVISSLFSGVLADRYDRRKIMIISDIVRALIILLLIPFPNPVMIIVVSFLIGLISSSFMVSFSAEVPKIFGETKILETNSLISRLTSVSLVAGFLGAGLITEFLGYKITLTIDAASYILSALVLLKIRWDTDVSKKVEVNNTVLQKVQSIWTDIKEVHAYLLLAPMILFVNVVFLMGSFAGSSHNLGIPLLAESISFESQSFYYGMIWAVWGMGSIIATFTLPKLTWLKGDKVYFACFISAMLMSTGFIVFLSSSNLWIIFAFAAFTGVFDASFTTLHATILQKTDNHIRGRIFGVGMLLKSLGFAVGFIIAPTLLKVMDMPQMVWILHGTLITVTIVIVLLAGKHLLRLKNAQTNGISL; via the coding sequence ATGAACCGTAAAATTTTACTTTATATGAAGGCTTTTTCTGATTTTGGTATGTTTATGGACACGATTGTCCTTAATGTTGTCGTATATGCTGCTACTGGAAGCACCGCTTGGTTAGCAGCAACTATGGCAGCAAGAACAATTGGTGGGGTTATTTCAAGTCTTTTTTCAGGAGTTTTGGCTGATCGATATGATCGACGCAAAATCATGATTATAAGTGACATTGTTCGGGCTCTTATTATTTTATTGCTCATCCCATTTCCCAATCCAGTCATGATTATCGTCGTTTCTTTCTTAATTGGTTTAATTAGCAGTAGCTTTATGGTGAGCTTTAGTGCTGAGGTACCAAAAATCTTTGGAGAGACCAAAATATTAGAAACGAATAGTTTAATTTCGAGGTTAACTTCGGTCAGTCTTGTTGCCGGATTTCTAGGTGCGGGTCTTATTACAGAGTTTCTAGGTTACAAGATAACATTAACTATTGATGCCGCTTCTTATATCCTTTCAGCATTAGTGTTATTGAAAATAAGATGGGACACTGATGTATCGAAAAAAGTAGAGGTTAACAATACAGTATTACAGAAAGTACAATCGATTTGGACTGACATAAAGGAAGTTCATGCCTATCTTTTACTAGCACCCATGATTCTATTTGTTAACGTTGTATTTTTAATGGGTTCCTTTGCTGGGAGCTCTCACAATTTAGGTATCCCTTTATTAGCGGAATCTATAAGTTTTGAAAGTCAAAGCTTTTATTATGGGATGATTTGGGCTGTATGGGGAATGGGGTCTATCATTGCTACCTTTACTTTACCTAAGCTAACATGGTTAAAGGGTGACAAAGTATACTTTGCATGCTTCATATCAGCCATGTTAATGTCGACTGGATTTATTGTATTTTTATCAAGTTCAAACCTTTGGATCATATTTGCTTTTGCAGCGTTTACGGGTGTATTTGATGCAAGCTTTACCACTTTACATGCCACCATTCTGCAGAAGACAGATAATCATATTCGAGGAAGAATCTTTGGGGTCGGAATGCTATTAAAATCATTGGGCTTTGCTGTCGGATTTATTATTGCTCCTACTCTACTCAAAGTTATGGACATGCCACAAATGGTATGGATTCTTCATGGGACGTTGATAACCGTCACCATAGTCATTGTTCTTTTAGCTGGAAAACACTTGTTGAGACTTAAGAATGCACAAACCAATGGGATATCACTATAA
- a CDS encoding NUDIX hydrolase, whose translation MISENMIVIGVKGIIVHNGKVLIIKRAQDAHVGGHTWECPGGKLEFGESLEEALIREAKEEVGLDIQVEELLYATTFNTSSTRQVVLLTFRCSCKENTITLSNEHSEFYWANKDELYESLPVHILTDFQKYNIFELLN comes from the coding sequence TTGATAAGTGAAAATATGATCGTCATTGGTGTAAAAGGAATCATTGTACATAATGGGAAAGTTTTAATTATTAAGCGTGCACAAGATGCCCATGTTGGTGGCCATACGTGGGAGTGTCCCGGTGGAAAGCTTGAATTTGGTGAGAGTTTAGAAGAAGCTCTCATACGGGAGGCTAAAGAAGAAGTAGGACTAGATATTCAAGTTGAAGAATTGCTGTATGCTACTACATTTAATACATCATCCACTAGGCAAGTAGTTTTACTAACCTTTAGGTGTAGTTGTAAAGAAAATACCATTACCTTATCAAATGAGCATTCTGAGTTTTATTGGGCAAATAAAGACGAACTCTATGAATCTTTACCAGTTCACATTTTAACTGATTTCCAAAAATATAATATTTTTGAACTATTAAACTAG
- a CDS encoding OsmC family protein, protein MKFTVENEHIQGTLGFDEIHISPDEKHGYRPFELFISSLIGCSGTLLKNILIKKRYPFTSIEMKPTARRNPEQANRIEQITIIASIQTGQEITSDQAEKLAQLVVKNCGMIQSVISTIDVDFQIESVPEKR, encoded by the coding sequence TTGAAATTCACGGTTGAAAATGAACATATCCAAGGAACATTAGGTTTTGATGAAATTCATATTTCACCTGACGAAAAACACGGATATCGTCCTTTCGAATTATTTATTTCATCTCTGATTGGCTGCAGTGGTACGTTGTTAAAAAACATTTTAATCAAAAAAAGATATCCTTTTACTAGTATTGAAATGAAACCAACTGCCAGGCGAAACCCAGAACAAGCAAACCGAATCGAACAAATAACGATCATTGCCTCCATTCAAACAGGCCAAGAAATCACATCTGACCAAGCTGAAAAATTAGCACAATTAGTAGTAAAAAACTGCGGTATGATTCAATCCGTTATTTCGACCATTGATGTTGATTTTCAAATTGAGTCGGTTCCAGAGAAGCGGTGA
- a CDS encoding bifunctional helix-turn-helix transcriptional regulator/GNAT family N-acetyltransferase: protein MAILTHHHVNKVRHFNRFITRYIGVLEEGLLQSSYSLTESRILFELANGNNMTISGLTTLLGLDAGYVSRIISKLEKMGILHKIQSESDGRQRYLRLSEKGMEEYKILNARSHDEVYSKLNVIPYHEQERLVESMEEIEKILSHSSIVSEKDEVMIRPHKPGDMGMIVHKHGYLYDKEYGWDEEFEALVAQITADFIRNFQPALEKCWVAEMNGEVVGSVLVVKGSETIAKLRLLFVDPKARGFGLGTKLVQECIDFSRKAGYKKLVLWTNSNLVEARHIYKKTGFKLVSEEKHRSFGHNLVGETWELDL from the coding sequence ATGGCGATTTTGACACATCATCATGTTAATAAAGTTAGACACTTCAACCGGTTTATTACTCGGTATATCGGTGTTTTAGAAGAGGGTCTTTTACAGAGTTCCTATTCCTTAACTGAATCACGTATTTTATTTGAGCTTGCAAATGGAAATAACATGACCATTTCTGGATTAACTACATTATTAGGATTGGATGCGGGTTATGTAAGTAGGATAATTTCTAAGCTTGAGAAAATGGGGATTTTACATAAAATACAATCCGAATCTGATGGTAGACAACGCTACCTCCGTTTATCTGAAAAGGGGATGGAGGAGTATAAGATTTTAAATGCACGCTCCCACGATGAAGTGTATTCCAAACTAAATGTAATACCCTACCATGAACAAGAAAGATTAGTGGAGTCTATGGAGGAGATTGAAAAAATTTTATCTCATTCTAGTATCGTAAGTGAAAAGGACGAAGTAATGATTAGGCCTCATAAACCAGGGGATATGGGGATGATCGTTCATAAGCACGGTTATTTGTACGACAAAGAATATGGATGGGATGAGGAATTTGAAGCGCTAGTCGCACAAATTACTGCAGATTTTATACGAAACTTTCAACCAGCATTAGAAAAATGTTGGGTTGCAGAGATGAATGGGGAAGTAGTCGGTTCTGTTTTGGTTGTAAAGGGGAGTGAAACCATAGCGAAATTACGGCTCCTTTTTGTTGATCCGAAGGCTCGTGGATTTGGACTTGGAACTAAACTCGTACAAGAGTGTATTGATTTTTCCAGAAAAGCTGGATATAAAAAATTAGTATTATGGACGAATAGCAACTTAGTTGAAGCACGTCATATTTATAAGAAAACGGGTTTCAAACTTGTTTCTGAAGAAAAGCATAGAAGCTTTGGACATAATTTAGTTGGTGAGACTTGGGAACTTGACCTTTAA
- a CDS encoding lysophospholipid acyltransferase family protein: protein MYRFAKGLARVLFYGFKKVEVKNRHLVKGKEGYVIACTHDGWLEIIALGVTLPKSIHYMAKKELFENRVIGYFLKRLNAFPVNRDNPGPSSLKTPIKLLKSGEVVGIFPHGTRTAEDISLKRGAVTIANLAKAPIVPAYYDGPNTLKELYFSRKKTTVIFGEPFYIKTSNKEEIAEYTDYLNEQFKQLKKVLEK, encoded by the coding sequence ATGTATCGTTTTGCAAAGGGTTTAGCAAGGGTTTTATTTTATGGATTTAAGAAGGTTGAAGTAAAGAATAGACATCTTGTAAAAGGCAAGGAAGGATACGTTATTGCTTGTACCCATGATGGTTGGCTAGAGATAATTGCTTTGGGGGTAACATTACCGAAATCCATTCATTATATGGCTAAGAAGGAACTATTCGAAAATCGAGTTATTGGCTATTTTTTGAAAAGGCTGAATGCTTTTCCGGTAAATCGGGATAATCCTGGTCCTAGTAGCTTAAAGACTCCTATAAAATTGTTAAAGTCCGGAGAGGTTGTCGGAATTTTCCCGCACGGAACGAGGACGGCCGAAGACATTTCATTAAAAAGAGGAGCCGTAACGATTGCAAATTTAGCAAAAGCTCCTATTGTACCGGCTTATTATGACGGTCCAAATACGTTAAAAGAACTATACTTCTCACGTAAAAAGACAACGGTTATCTTTGGAGAACCTTTTTACATCAAAACATCAAATAAAGAAGAAATTGCTGAATATACAGATTATCTAAATGAGCAATTTAAACAACTTAAAAAGGTCTTGGAAAAATAA
- a CDS encoding peroxiredoxin family protein — translation MVKNVVSGVILLLAAAVFIVNVWNPGSGDDLEGETVNGVQQEDTENIPGANLAAVKEGSPAPDFKLPTIEGEAMRLSDYRGKKVILNFWATWCPPCKAEMPHMQNFYEKNKDKGVEIVAVNLTNLDKGEERIKQFIEDYGLTFTVPLDVEGNIGIEFQAFTIPTSYIIDTNGVIQKKIIGPMDEEMMNNLIKNVD, via the coding sequence ATGGTCAAAAATGTTGTATCGGGAGTCATTCTCCTACTTGCAGCAGCTGTTTTCATTGTAAACGTATGGAATCCTGGGAGTGGTGATGATTTAGAAGGTGAAACAGTAAATGGCGTTCAACAGGAAGATACAGAAAATATTCCTGGAGCTAATCTTGCCGCTGTGAAAGAAGGAAGCCCTGCTCCAGATTTCAAACTCCCTACTATAGAAGGAGAAGCCATGAGGCTATCTGATTATCGAGGGAAAAAGGTCATATTAAACTTCTGGGCTACTTGGTGCCCACCTTGTAAAGCAGAAATGCCCCACATGCAAAATTTCTATGAAAAAAACAAGGACAAGGGAGTAGAGATCGTAGCTGTTAACTTAACGAACTTGGATAAAGGTGAAGAAAGAATAAAACAATTTATCGAAGATTATGGACTAACATTTACTGTACCTCTTGATGTTGAAGGGAATATCGGAATAGAATTCCAAGCTTTCACGATTCCTACTAGCTACATCATAGATACAAATGGTGTCATCCAAAAGAAAATAATAGGACCAATGGATGAAGAAATGATGAATAACTTAATTAAAAATGTTGACTAA
- a CDS encoding response regulator transcription factor has protein sequence MNYSNLIGKSVLVVEDDPKIRNLVKIYLTKEGYEVIEAEDGAEAKERILQYDPCILILDLMLPKFSGEEVCRWVREDLNSVMPIIMLTAKASEKHKIQGFKLGADDYVVKPFSPAELMVRIEAVLRRTASRCGKLTFHGFMIKPAKGVATINGKKLELTHFEFKLLHTFMQHPNQVLSRDQILNLIYENNEKAVSDRTIDVHIKHLREKIREMTPNEYIHTVRGMGYKFEVLS, from the coding sequence TTGAATTATTCCAACCTTATAGGGAAATCAGTTTTAGTGGTGGAAGATGATCCTAAAATCCGAAATCTTGTTAAGATTTATTTAACTAAAGAAGGATATGAAGTCATTGAAGCAGAGGATGGTGCTGAGGCGAAAGAAAGAATCCTACAGTATGATCCTTGTATTCTGATTTTAGACTTGATGCTTCCTAAATTTAGTGGTGAAGAGGTTTGTCGCTGGGTTCGAGAGGATTTAAACAGTGTGATGCCCATTATCATGCTCACGGCGAAGGCTTCGGAAAAGCATAAAATTCAAGGCTTTAAACTCGGAGCCGATGATTACGTAGTAAAACCGTTTAGTCCTGCCGAATTGATGGTCAGAATTGAGGCTGTTCTAAGAAGGACGGCTAGTCGTTGTGGCAAGCTAACTTTCCATGGGTTCATGATTAAACCCGCTAAAGGTGTGGCGACGATTAACGGGAAGAAATTAGAGCTTACTCATTTTGAGTTCAAGCTCCTCCATACATTCATGCAACACCCCAACCAAGTTTTATCAAGAGATCAAATACTAAATTTAATATATGAAAATAACGAAAAAGCGGTATCTGACCGAACGATTGATGTGCATATTAAGCACTTACGAGAAAAGATTAGAGAAATGACACCAAATGAATATATCCATACGGTTAGAGGAATGGGGTATAAATTTGAGGTTCTTTCATAA
- a CDS encoding NUDIX hydrolase, with protein MIRIAVGAVVQCGDRYLLVNKKKINDTQNGEGIEIDEWDIPKGGVKEQDQSLEEAVLRELHEETGSSSFELKDKFEEKIVFDFPVELKSIIGFDKQETTMFFAEYVGDGGDLSPIDEEIGEIKFVTEEEFVEIVHHCETVEFLKKNVWN; from the coding sequence ATGATACGTATTGCTGTAGGAGCCGTTGTACAGTGTGGAGATCGATATTTACTGGTAAATAAAAAGAAAATAAACGATACCCAGAATGGTGAGGGGATTGAGATAGATGAATGGGATATTCCTAAAGGTGGCGTTAAAGAGCAGGATCAATCGCTAGAAGAGGCAGTTCTTCGAGAACTTCATGAAGAGACTGGGTCTAGTAGCTTTGAATTGAAAGATAAGTTTGAAGAGAAAATAGTTTTCGATTTTCCTGTTGAACTGAAAAGTATTATAGGGTTTGATAAGCAGGAAACCACTATGTTTTTCGCTGAGTATGTTGGAGATGGGGGAGACTTATCTCCTATTGATGAAGAGATCGGTGAGATTAAATTTGTAACAGAGGAAGAATTCGTTGAAATTGTACACCATTGTGAAACTGTAGAATTTCTAAAAAAGAATGTCTGGAATTAG
- a CDS encoding histidine phosphatase family protein produces the protein MLRLFVSRHGQTIWNTQKRMQGWKDSPLTDLGIRNAIELGNRLNQVEFQGVYSSPLRRTVDTADLIIRGRQIPIVTDENLREMNMGDWEGQVQEDIKKEDPELFHKFWNKPHLYIPESGEAFIDVQRRALLAIERIQREQHSGNVLVVTHTIVIKSLLAYYKQIGIENLWDPPFIHDTSLTLIEVDHNGSQIVFEGDSTHRSIPNEKVTK, from the coding sequence ATGCTACGATTATTTGTTTCAAGACACGGCCAAACTATATGGAATACGCAAAAGAGAATGCAAGGGTGGAAGGATTCGCCTTTAACGGATTTAGGCATTCGAAATGCTATTGAGTTAGGAAACCGACTTAATCAGGTTGAGTTTCAGGGTGTCTACTCGAGTCCTTTAAGAAGAACTGTCGATACGGCTGATCTAATAATTAGAGGGCGCCAAATCCCAATTGTTACAGATGAAAATTTGCGAGAAATGAATATGGGTGACTGGGAAGGGCAAGTTCAAGAAGACATCAAAAAGGAAGATCCCGAGTTATTTCACAAATTTTGGAATAAACCTCACTTATATATCCCAGAAAGTGGAGAAGCTTTTATTGATGTTCAAAGAAGAGCCTTACTAGCAATAGAACGGATTCAGAGAGAACAACATTCCGGTAATGTTTTAGTTGTGACTCATACAATTGTCATTAAGAGTTTATTAGCCTATTATAAACAGATTGGTATCGAAAATCTTTGGGACCCGCCTTTTATTCACGATACCAGTCTTACACTTATTGAAGTGGACCATAATGGTTCACAAATAGTGTTTGAAGGAGATTCAACGCATCGTTCAATACCTAACGAGAAGGTGACAAAATGA
- a CDS encoding HAMP domain-containing sensor histidine kinase codes for MRFFHKLPNLLSKFVILNGFVIFVVILLAGLSVKDYACFLVNTEQVTGQELVQTLNQFLWTISIFTFLIVGFFHFITVKKILRPIQDLSLATQLIKEGKKPIRVEKQGSGELKELTESFYAMSDTLFSVQEQRDEMLKDIAHELRTPLTNINGYLEALESGVIEGKPELFGSLLEESRRITRIVELITEMNTWSNNFYQTERNFEDLSIHKVLSDSLTSFQLKLEKEFSNISLEIKDGTILGNKDGLMQVFSNILQNILDYNIGESLTIQTEILDRSYRIHFQHKGQHIDSQKKELIFERFNRLEESRTTRSSGAGLGLAISKSIVQAHNGEIGLDTNGTDHTFWIELPLIL; via the coding sequence TTGAGGTTCTTTCATAAACTGCCGAATCTCCTTTCGAAATTCGTTATTTTAAATGGATTCGTTATTTTCGTAGTTATATTACTTGCAGGCTTGTCTGTTAAAGATTACGCCTGCTTTTTGGTAAATACAGAACAAGTAACGGGACAAGAGCTTGTACAAACCCTGAATCAATTTCTGTGGACAATTAGCATTTTCACCTTTTTAATTGTTGGCTTTTTTCATTTTATAACAGTAAAAAAAATACTCCGTCCTATTCAGGATTTATCATTAGCCACCCAATTGATAAAAGAAGGAAAAAAGCCAATTAGAGTGGAAAAACAAGGGTCTGGCGAGCTTAAGGAACTAACTGAAAGCTTTTATGCTATGTCTGACACTCTCTTTTCGGTTCAAGAGCAAAGAGATGAAATGTTAAAAGACATAGCCCATGAATTAAGGACACCTCTTACCAATATTAACGGTTATTTGGAGGCACTGGAGAGTGGTGTAATCGAAGGGAAGCCAGAGCTATTTGGGTCTTTGTTAGAAGAGTCGAGAAGAATCACAAGAATTGTTGAACTTATTACGGAAATGAACACATGGAGTAATAACTTCTACCAAACGGAAAGAAACTTTGAAGATTTATCAATTCATAAAGTACTGAGCGATTCCCTAACCAGCTTTCAATTAAAGTTAGAAAAAGAGTTTTCCAATATAAGTCTAGAAATCAAAGATGGCACTATTCTGGGCAACAAAGATGGTTTAATGCAAGTTTTCTCAAATATTCTACAGAACATTTTAGACTATAATATTGGCGAATCATTAACTATTCAAACAGAAATTCTAGACCGAAGCTATCGAATCCACTTCCAACACAAAGGACAACATATTGATTCTCAGAAAAAAGAGTTAATTTTTGAAAGGTTTAACAGATTGGAAGAATCAAGAACCACCAGATCAAGTGGAGCTGGCCTTGGGTTAGCCATTTCTAAAAGTATAGTACAAGCTCATAATGGTGAAATTGGATTAGATACAAACGGAACTGATCACACATTTTGGATTGAATTACCCTTAATACTTTAG
- a CDS encoding cytochrome c biogenesis CcdA family protein: protein MNEIGLLFAFFGGLLSFFSPCVFPLLPAYVTHLTGGKIEDSKLQVNRQTLYLRSLGFIIGFSIIFIALGASASFLGQLLMNYRVLIMQIAGFLIILFGLQMAGLLKIKFLMKEKRFHTEQKSKNIFSSVVLGMAFATGWSPCVGLALSSILLLASQSDTLTYGIFLLSIYSLGMAIPFIIISIVISYSLKALRKINKYLSKLAFVNGIIMILLGFLVLSGQMQKISAWLSAFSLFEI from the coding sequence ATGAATGAGATCGGTCTTTTATTTGCCTTTTTTGGTGGTTTGCTGTCATTTTTCTCCCCCTGTGTTTTCCCTTTACTACCTGCCTATGTTACACATTTAACAGGAGGAAAAATTGAAGACTCCAAATTACAGGTTAATCGACAAACATTATATTTGCGATCTTTAGGATTTATTATAGGTTTCAGTATCATTTTCATTGCACTCGGCGCTTCCGCTAGTTTTCTAGGACAGCTTCTAATGAATTATCGAGTACTAATTATGCAAATAGCTGGATTTCTCATTATTCTATTTGGGTTACAAATGGCAGGTCTTTTAAAGATTAAATTTTTAATGAAAGAAAAACGATTTCATACCGAACAGAAATCGAAAAACATTTTCAGTTCGGTCGTACTTGGTATGGCCTTTGCCACAGGTTGGTCACCATGTGTTGGACTAGCTCTGTCGTCGATTCTTCTTTTGGCAAGCCAATCGGATACACTCACATATGGCATATTCTTACTAAGTATTTATTCATTGGGTATGGCTATTCCATTTATCATCATTTCAATTGTGATATCCTACTCTTTAAAGGCACTGCGAAAAATCAACAAATATTTATCTAAACTTGCCTTTGTTAATGGAATTATTATGATTTTACTTGGCTTCCTTGTACTGAGTGGCCAAATGCAAAAAATAAGTGCTTGGCTGTCAGCATTTAGCTTATTTGAAATATAG